The Amycolatopsis umgeniensis DNA segment GACAGGATTTCGGAGAAGTTCTCGAACCCGACCCAGACCATCTCTCCGGAGACCAGCTCACGGAGGTCGAGCTTGCGGAAACTGATCCCGATCAGCTGAAGCGTCGGCCAGCCCAGCAGGACCAGGATCGCGATCAACGCGGGAAGGATCAGCAGGTACGGCGCCGTCCGCTCGCCGAGGCGGAGGCGTCGGTTCGATTTCGGGGGCTTGATGCGCGGCGAAGCCGGCGGGGTGGCCCCCGCCGGCGTCGTCACATCTTTGGTCGTGGTCATCCGCCGATGAGCTTGTCGAGCGCTGCGTTGGCGTCGGCGGTCGCCTGGTCGAGCGTCTTCGTTCCGGTCAGGTAAGCGGTCAGCATGTCCTTGATCGGGTTCTGGCCCGACTCGACGTCACCCCACTTGGGGCTGGTCGGCACGGCGCGGCCGTTCTTGGACGCCTCGGCCATGACCTTGGTGAGCGGGTTCGCGTCGAGCGCGGACACGTCGGTCGAGGTACCGGGGACGTAACCGGCCTTGGCCAGCTCGGTCTGGTACTTCGGGGTGGAGAACAGCTTGACGTAGTCCTTGGCCGCGGCCGCGTTCTTGCTGTTGGCCGGGATGACCAGGTTCGAACCGCCGAGGAAGACCGGGGCCGACTTGTCGGCGGTCTTGCCGGGGATCGGGAAGGCGCCCGACTTCTCCTTGATCGACGGGTCGGTCTTCGCGGCGGTGTCGGCCTCACCCGGGACACCGATCATCATCGCGACCTTGCCCGCGCCGTAGATACCGGCCTGCTGCGGGGTGGCCTCGTCGGCGTCCTTCGGCGCCTTGGTGCCCGAAGCCTCGGTGAGCTGCTTGTAGAACTCGAGCCCGGCCTTGGCCTGCGCGGAGTCCAGGGTCGCCTTGAAGGACTTCCCGTTGGCCTGCGCGATGTCGCCGCCCTCGTCCCAGATGAACGACAGCAGCTCGTACCAGTTCTGGCCCGGCTGGTAGAGGGCCTGGAACTCGGGGTCGCTGCCGAACTTGGCCTTGAGCTTGGTGATCGCGTCGAGCCACTCCGCGCGGGTCTTGGGCGTCGCGGTGATGCCCGCCTGCTCGAACATGTCCTTGCGGTAGATGACCTCACGGTTGGCCGCGTAGAACGGGACGCCGTAGGTCTTGCCGTCGAACTCGCCCGAAGCCTTGAGGCCCTGGAGCCACTGCGCGCCGTTGAAGTCGCCCACGCTCGAGGTGAGGTCGGCGAGCACGCCCTGGTTGGCGAACGCGGGGGTCTGGGTGTTGCCCAGCTCGATCACGTCCGGCGGGTTGTCACTCGCCAGCGCGGTGGTCAGCTTCTGCTGGATGCCGTTCCACTGCTGGATCTCGTACTTGACCTTGACGCCGGGGTGCGCGTCTTCGAATTCCTTGTGGAGCGAGTTCGTCAGTGCTTCCGGGGCGGTCCCGGTCATGAGCCAGACCGTGAGCGAGCCGTTCGAGGCCGGAGCGCTCGAATTCGTGCTGTCGCCACTGCCGGAACCGGCGCAGCCCGCCGTCGCGAGGGTGATGGCCGCGGCGCCCGCAGTCATCTTGAGCCAGCGCTTCACTCGTGCCGTCCTTTCGATGCCCGGCCACTGTGCCGGGCTCCCACAAAATGGTGTAGACCAATGTCGGCAGCGTGGTACGTACCACTCCGACTGTCAAGCGGGTGGCCGGTTCGTTGTAAACGAGCCGCAATCTTTCACCTTGAGTGAGCGGATGATCACGCTCATGTGGACATTTCGCGGTCCACGTCAGACCCTCGCGAGGCGTGCTGACATGCGGTTTTTCGTTGACTGTGCCGGTGAGCGGTGCATTCGGACGGTCATTGTTGCGCCGATCGGCGCAACAGTCGCCTCGCGTTCGCCTAGCGGTGGTCCTCGTCGTCTTCGGGAGGCTCGATCCCGAGGAGCGCGCGGGTCTGATCCTGGAGGAACCACGCGAGAGTCGCGGAGACGATCAGCAGGATCAGCGGGAGGACCGGGCCGCCGTTGGTGAGGATGAACAGCTCGGTGACGCTCGCGCCCACCATGACGCCCGCCAGCAGCAGTGCCGCGGGCCCGCCGAGACGGGGGATCAGCAGGCCGATCGCGCCGCCGACCTCGAGGACGCCGGTGACGTACCGGAGCCACTGTCCGAGCCCGATCTCGGCGAAGGTCTGTTCGGTGTGGCCGCCCGCGAACAGCAGGTAACCGCTGTAGAGGAACTCGGCCGCGAGCGCGACGCGCACGATCCACAGCACGATCGAGCCGAAAGGCAGGCTTCGGGTACCGCTGGCTCCATCGGACATGACCGGCATTTTTCTCCCGGTGTGGGAGGGCTGGCAAGGGGGCTGAAGGGCGCTTTCCCCGCATGTCACGTGGGGAAAGCGCCCTTCACCGCGTCAGGCGCGGGGAAGGGGCCCTTCAGCCGCTTTGGTCACCGAGGAGTATCTGTTCGAGCAGCAGGTCGACGTCGCGGGCGGACTCGGCTTCGCCTATCCGGTGGAAGGTTTCGGCGGCGCGGAGCGCGCGGCGGGCGGCTTCCCGGATCCGGCCCGCGGCGCTGAGCACGTGGGCGGCGACGTGGTCGAGCTGGGCGATGAGATGTTCCCTGGCGGGCGCGGTTTCGGTTTCCACCGCGTGCACGGCGGTTTCCGCGGCGTCGAGCGCGGTCAGCGCCGCGTCGAGGTCGCCGGACCGCAGCCGGGAGAGCGTCGCGGCGTTACGGCAGGTGGCGGCCACGTACCCGCCGCCGATCGCCAGTGCCGCGTCGGCGGCCCGCGCGTAGAAGTCGGCGGCGTTCGCGCCGTAGCCGAGCAGGTCGAGCTGTTCGGCGGCGGCCATGCTCACCGAGATGTAGGAGTGCCCGGTGTCGCCCGACTCTTCGAGGATTTCGGCGAGGAGGGCGTACTCGTTGAAGGCGCGCGAAGATTCACCGAGCGCGCGATAGGTGTCGGCGTACATCCACCGGCAGCGATGGCCCCAGTCCGGTAGCCCGATGAGCAGGTCGATGGTGTGGGGCGCGACGTCGAGCACCTCGTCGTAACGGCCGGCGCCGTGCAGCGCGGTGACGAGGACGTACCAATGTTCCGCGGTGTCCTTGCCCTTCGACGCGGCGATACCGAGCGACGCGTAGGCGTCTTCGACGGCATCGGCGAAGCGGCCGGTGCCGATCAACGACAGCGCCCGGAGTTGACGGAGATGTCCGCGCAGCCTGTCCGGGCCGCTCGCGGGCAGCGTCGACAGCAGGTTCTCCACGAAGACGTCCAACTCGTCGAGAGATCCCACGCGCTCGTAAGCGATCCGGACCTGTTCGACGGCTTCGACGGCCTTCTCGCCGACGTTGCCGACGATGAAGGCGTCCGTCGCGGCCTGCGCGAGTTCCAAGGTGGTCACCGGATCCTCGCCGTCGCCGTTCCGCAGCGACGCCTCCAGGCACAGAAGAGTGCCGTGGAGCAAGGGATCGCCCGCCTCGTGGGCTCGTTCCGCCCCACGCCGCAAGGCCTCGTACGCCTCGGGGGTGCGGCCCTGCCCGGAAAGCACGTGCGCCAGCCAGTATTCGCCCCAGCAGGCGGCGCGATCGTCGGTCCCGGCGCGTAATCGTGCCGCGGCCACCGTCGTCAGCGCGACGCCGGTCTCGGCCTGATCGTCGAACACGAGCCACAGGCCGAGCCAGCATTGGTTGAGCAGGAACCGGATTTCGTCACCCTGTCGCCGGAATCCGGCGGCCGCGCGGCGCAGCCGTTCTTCGGTGTCGTCGCCCTGGAAGAAGATCGCGCGCAGTTCGGCCAGTCTCGGGGCGATCTCGTCTCCGACGGCGCCGATCGCGGCGAGACAGGCTCGCGCTTCCTCCGGTTCGGACCGGTGATTGTGGATCTCGGCCCGGACGACGAGTTCCTCCGCCGACAGATCGGGCGGCGGCAGGATCGGGATCCGGGGGAGCGCGGAAGGCAGGAGCGGGACGAATTCCGTGACCGGTTTCGCGGTCATCTTCTGCTCGGCGTACGCGGTGAAATAGTCGTTCTGATCGAGTTCGTCGAGTTCCTCGGCCTCGACGAACGCCGCCGCCCGCATCCGCCGGTGCAGCAGCCGCAGGGAAAGGCCGTCGTACGGACCGTTGAGGACGAACCGGATCTCGCCGTATCCGGTTTCCGTCAACCGCCGGGTGAGCAAGGCCGCCGACGCGAAGAACTCGAGCCTGCCGATGGCGTCCGAATGGTCGCCGACACCGTCCAAAAGCGACAGAAGATCGAAACCGGTGTGCTCGTTGCCGGTGAGCGCGCAGAACTCCAGCCGCATGGCGTGGTCTCCGTACCGGCGCGGGGCGCCGAGCGAAGCCCTGGTCACCCACCGGTAGGTCGACGCGGCCTCGGCGTGCTTACCGGCGGCCGCCAGCGGCACCAGGGTCCGGCAGAGCCGGGTGATTTCGGCCCCGTCCCCGTCGGAGCCGCCCGCGTCCGCGCGGCGTGGTTCCACTTCCATGGTCCTGCCCCCAGAACAATGACGTCGACGCCGGATCTTAACTCCCGGAGTTCCGTCATGACCCTGCTTTCGGGTGGATCAGGGAATGCGGACGGCGGCGATTTGGGTGGCTTGCCCGATCAACCTGTTCTTTTCGTCCCAGAGCTCGGCGACCTCGTCCATCCGGTCGCCGCCGACCTCGCCCGCCCGCATGCGCACCCGGACCGGGCCCGGCGCCGGGATCCCGCGCAGGTACGCGGTGAACTGGACGGTCGGTGCCCAGCCCGCGATGCCGAGGTCGTAGGAGATGGGCGGCACCGGGTCGAGCGCCACGAGCAGGCTCACCGGATCCCAGTCGGCGCCGTCGGCGAGCCGCAGCCAGGACGAGATGACGCCTTTCCGGGACGGCTGTCCCACCGCGAAACCGGCCGAGGCCGGGTCGATCCGCTGCTCGACGACGTCCATCAGGCCGATGCGGAAACCTCCGCCGCCGTCGGCGGGCACGGGCAGGCAGTCCTGTTCCGCCGGGATCTCGACGGGGTCCACTCCGGACCACCAAGCGTCGCCGTCCGTCAGGACGCCCTGGGTGATCAGGGCCTCGGTGCAGGGCGCGCCGTGCTGGCTCAGCCGCGCGCGCAGCTGCGTGAGGCCGCGTCCTTCGCGCAGGACCTCGACCTCGACGACCGCGGGACCGGGCTCCGGCGCCACCGAGAACGATCCGCTGATCGCGGTCAGGTGCGGATGCGACGAGACCTCGGCGGCGGCCCTGGCGAGGACGGCGAGCAGATAACCGCCGTGCAGCTTGGCCCCGATCGTCCACTGTGGATCGAGTTCGGTGTCGAACACCGGCTCGTCGCCCCGGCGGGCCAGGGCGGTCGCGGTCTGGAAATGCGCCATACGCTCAAGCTGACACCGTCAAGTTGACGGTGTCAAGTCAATGCTGGCAGCATCACGGCATGGGCGCGAAGCGGACGAAGGCGCGGCCGGGCGAGGGAGAGAAGCTGCGGGGCGAGATCCTGCGCGCCGCCGATGCCCTGCTCGCCGAGACGGGGACCGACGAGGCGCTGACGCTGCGCGCCGTCGCGAGACGGACAGGCGTCTCCACTCCGTCGGTCTACGCGCACTTCCCGAGCCGCGATGCCCTGCTGGAAGCGGTCTGTCTCGGAGTGTGGGACGAGCTCGCGCACCGGATGCGCGAGCACGCCGCCGAGGTCGCCGACCCCATGCGCGCGCTCAGCCGGTGCGCGCGGGTGTACGCGCGGTTCGCCCTGGACCATCCGGTGCAGTACCGGGTGCTCCTGATGCGCCCGTCCGGCGGTTCGTCCCCCGGCGCGATCGCTTGTTTCCGGCACCTCGCCGACGCGACGGCCGCCTGTGTGCGGGCGGGCATCCTGCGTGGCGAACCGGAGGTCCTCGCGATGGGCCTGTGGTCGGCGATGCACGGCTGCGTGAGCCTGCTGATCGCCCAGCCGGGCTTCGACTGGCCACAGGAGCCGGAGGCGCTGATCGACACCGTCATCCGGATGGCGGGGCTCGGTACCGCGCTCGCCTGCCGGGTCCCGAGGGAGGCCATTCCGCCGAGTGCCGAACTGGCCGACGGCCTCGACGAACTGGCGGCGGGCTGGGCGACATCGCGGACCCGGACTGGCTAGGATTTCGCGCATGTCCGGGACCTCGACAACCGATGATCGGCTTCAGGTGCTCGAAGCCATCACCGACACCGCCTTGGGACACCTTGACGCCGATCGGGTGATGGCCACGATCCTCGGCCGGGTGCGTGAGGTGCTCAAGGTCGACACGGCCACGGTGCTCCGGCACGACGCGGACGCGCAACTGCTGCACGCCATCGCCGCCTCCGGCATCGAAGAAGAGGTCTTCCAGGACGTCCGGATCGCCGTCGGCGCGGGTTTCGCGGGCCGGGTGGCCGCGGACCGGCGACCGGTGATCCTCGACCACGTCGACGAGACCACCGTGGTCAACGCGCTTCTGCAGGAACGCGGACTTCGCACCCTGCTCGGGGTGCCGATGCTGGCCGGGGACGATCTGATCGGCGTGCTGCACGTCGGCTCCGTGACACCGCGCGAATTCCCCGAGGCCGACGTCGAACTGCTGCGGCTGGTGGCCGCGCGGCTCGCGCTGGCGCTGCAGATCGACAACTCCGCCACCGATCGCGCGGCCGCGGCGGCGCTCCAGCGGAGCCTGCTGCCGGGGCGGCTGCCCGCCGTCGACGGGATGAGGTTCTCCGCGCGCTACGTGCCGGGTACCGAACCCGGGGTCGGCGGTGACTGGTACGACCTGTTCCCGCTGCCGGGCGATCGCCTCGGCATCGTGATGGGCGACGTCGCCGGGCACGGCCTCAACGCCGCCGTGATCATGGGACGGCTGCGCAGCGCGCTTCGCGCCTATGCGCTCGAATCGGACGATCCGGCGGAGGTTCTGTCCAAATTGGACAGGAAGGTCCACCATTTCGAGCCGGGGGCGCTGGCCACCGTCGTGTACGGGTTGGTGTCCGCTTCGCGGGACAGCGTGGCGATTTCACTGGCGGGGCATCTGCCGCCGGTGCTCGCGGTACCCGGCGGCCCGTCGGCGTTCATCGACGTCCCTGTCGACCCGCCCATCGGGGTCACGGGGCCGGCGCGGCGAAGAACGGTGGTCGAACTGCCGCCCGGCGGGGTGCTCGCCTTCTACACCGACGGTCTCGTGGAACGCCGGGACCATCTGATCGACGTCGGATTGCGGCGGCTCGTCGACGTGGTCACCCCCGACCTGCCCGGAGCCGTGTGCGCGAAGGTGATGGCCGCGCTCGTCGGCGCGACGCCGGCGCAGGACGACATCGCCCTCCTCGTGGCCCGGCGCGACGAGAACTGAGTCACCGGATCGGGTGGTTCGCGCGGAGGTTCACGGACGCGAGTTCGACGGTCCTGACGATCCGCCGCTCCCGGGTTTCCGGCTTCTTGGCCGTCAGGATCCATTCCAGGATCAGCCTTTTCGACGACGGCGGGAACTTCTCGAAATGAGCGCGGGCCGAGTCGTCGGCGTCGAGCCGGGCGCGCAGGTCCTCGGGGACGCCTTCGCCGTCGGGCACGACCTGCCAGCGGCCCTTTTCCTTGGCCAGGTCGATCATCGCCTGCCCCCGCGCGGTCATCAGCCCGTCGGCGATCAGGCGGGCGGCCCGCTCGCGGTTGACCCGGCTCCACGAACTCCGGGGATTGCGCGGGGTGAACCGCAGCCGGGAACTGGTCGCGTCGTTCTTGCGGTGCAGCCCGTCGATCCAGCCGAAGCACAGTGCCTGCTCCATCGCCTCGTGGATGCGGACGCTCGCGATCCCGGTGTCCTTGTGCCGGATGACCAGCCAGATCTCCTTCGCGGTACCGGCGTTCGCGGCCAGCCATGCGCGCCACTCGGCGGGGGTGGTGGCGGTGAAGGTGGGCTCGTCCATGACCGGGTTCCTCTCGTCGTAACGTCTGTGACCATCATCGGAAGCAAAGTGCTCACCGACTGGGCACTTTTCGAAGGGAGGTGGCCTCAGATGGAGATCTGGGTGAACCCGGCGTGCGCCAAATGCCGGTCTGCGGTGTCGATGCTGGACGAGGCCGGGGCCGAGTACACCGTGCGGAAGTACCTCGAGGAGCCGCCGACGGCGAAGGAGCTGAAGGCCGTCCTCAAGCGTCTCGGGCTCGAGCCGTGGGAGATCACCCGCACCGCCGAGGCGATCGCGAAGGAACTCGGCCTGAAGACCTGGGGGCGCACGCCCGCCGACCGCGACCGGTGGATCGAAGCGCTGGTCACGCATCCGAAACTGATCCAGCGGCCGATCATCACCGCCGACGACGGCACGACCGTCGTCGGGCGGACCCCGGAGGCCGTGCAGTCGGTGCTGCCCGGCTGAACACCTCGTGCCCCTACTGGTGCGCGTGGGGCGATCCGCAAGTCCGTGAAGGCCTCCTTCACTACCTTCAGGGTAGGCAAGGGGCCCTTCACGGACCCGCACTCACCACTCGCGAGGGCAGATCAGCACCAGCGCCAGGATCACCGCCGCCGCTCCCGCGAACACCGGCCGCAGTCCGACGCCCTCCGCGAGCAGCCCCGCCGCCAACGCGCCCAGCGGCTTGGTGCCCCAGGCGACGAGCCGGTAGCCGCTGGTGCACCGCCCCAGCAGGTGGTCCGGGATGATCCGTTGCCGCAGCGACACGACGATGACGTTCCACACCACGACCCCGGCCCCGCCGAGGAGGAACACCGCGCCGATCACGTACGGATTCGTGGTCACCGCGGGGATCCCGACGAGGGCGGCGCCGGTGAGCAGGCTGAGGATCAGGGACCGGGTGCGGCCGAGCGCGAATTCGATCCGCTCGGCCGCGAACGACGCCGCGAAACTGCCAACGGCGATGGCGGACAGCAGGAAACCGTAGGCCTGTTCCGTCACCCATCGCCGAGGCCGGGCCCACCGCGTAGAGCACGAAGATCGTGATCGTGGCGCTCGTGGCGAAGTTGAACCCGCCGACCATGATCGCCGTGATCCGGAGAATCCTGTTCTCCCAAAGGAAACGCAGTCCTTCGACGAGATCTTCGCGCACGCTCGTTTCGCGTGTCCGTTCGGTGCGGAACGAGCCAGGGACGAAGAAGAGCGCGACGACCGCGACGATCCAGAGCGCCGAGGGGGCCGCGAACGCGGCGAGAGTGCCCGCGGCGACGAGAAAGCCGCCTAAGGGTGGCCCGGCGAACTCGTTGGCGGTGAGTTCGGCGGCGTAGAGGCGGCTGTTGGCCCGCGTCAGCCGATCGCGGCCGACGACCTGGGGCAGGATCGCCTGCGCGGCCGTGTCATGGACCGTTTCGGCGAGTCCGAGTCCGAGCGCGACCACGTAGAGCAGCCAGATCGACCCGAAGCCCAGCGCGCTCACCACGGCGAGCGCGGCGAGCAGGACCGCGCGGACCACGTTGGCGGTGAGCATCGCGCGACGGCGGTCGACGCGGTCGGTGAGCACCCCGGCGTGCAGGGCGAACACCAGCCACGGCAGGGACGACACGGTCGCCAGCCCCGCGATGAGCGCCGGCGACCGGGTGTACTGGACGGCCACCAGGCCGAGCGCGACCTTGACGATCCCGTCGGCCAGATTCGACAGCCCCGACGAGCTCCACAGCCGCCAGTAAGCGGTCCCCAGCGCGGTCATCGATCGAGGATCGCACATCGATGGGGAAAACTCCATCGATGTGTCTTCTGTCCATCGGTCGGCTACGCTGCGGTCATGGACGATCAGGTCGCCGCGAGGGTCGCGGACCGGCGGCGCGAGGCGACGGCGCGCGAGGCCAAGGCGCTCGGCCACCCGTTGCGGCTGCGCATCCTCCGGCTCTGTGGAGAGCGGGAGCTGACCAACAAGGAACTCGCCGACCGGCTCGGCAAGGATCCCGGCACGGTGCTCCACCACGTGCGGCAACTGACCGAGGCCGGGCTGCTGGAACAGGCGCCGGTGCGCACCGGCGTGAGCGGCGCGCTCGAGAAGCCCTACCGCAACGCGGGAAAGACCTGGTGGCTGGACGGGCCGCTGAACGCCGAGAACGAAGACACCCGGTTCGGGCCGATCGAGGCCTTCCAGGACGAACTCCGCGAAGCGGGTCCGGCTTCGGTGCGGGTGGTCGAGCGGTTCGCGCTGCACCTCTCGCCCGAGGAGGTCACCGAACTCGACAACCGCATCCTCGACATCCTCGACGAGTACGTGGCCACCGACCATCAGCGGCTCGACAGGCCACTGCTGAACGGGATCTTCCTGCTGCATCGCATGGCCGAGTGAGCCTCACGCGATGGCCTCGAGCAGAAGACGGGCCGCGGTGCCGACGGAACCGTCGGCGAGGTTGCCGTAGCCGAGGACCAGCCCGGGTGTGCCAGAGGTCGTGCGGTAGTCGTCGAGATCGGCCACCCGCAACCCCTTGACCGCGGCCCGCCGCACCACCTCGGCCGCGGATCCGCCCGGCAGGTCCAGCACGAGATGCAGACCCGCGGCGACGCCGGAGAGCGGCAGCGGGCCGAGCGCGCCGACCAGCGCGTCGCGCCGGGAACGGTAGCGCCGCCGGGCCGCCCGCAGATGCCGGTCGTACGAGCCGCGTTCGAGGAAGGTCGCGAACGCGAGCTGGTCCAGCGCGGGCGGGGCGGGCGAGGGTTCGACGAGCTCTGTCCACTGTGGAGGCAGCGCGTACCAGCCGAGGCCGAGCGCGGGGCTGAGCGTCTTGCTGACCGAGCCGAGCAGCGCGACCCTCGCCGGGTCCATGCCCTGCACGGTCCCGACCGGGCGACGGTCGTAGCGGAACTCGGCGTCGTAGTCGTCCTCGACGATGAGACCGTCGACGTCGCGCGCCCAGTTCAGCAGTCCGGCGCGGCGGGCGGGGGACAGGACGGTGCCGGTGGGGAACTGGTGCGCGGGGGTCACGAGGACGGCGCGGACACCGGGCGGGATCTCATCGACGCGGAGGCCGTCTTCGTCGACAGGAACGCCGACGACTTCGAGCCCGGCCCGCGTCGCGACGCGGCGGAGTGTCAGCCAGCCGGGTTCCTCGGCCGCGACGCGGGTGATCCCGGCCGCGAGCAGGGCGCGGCACACGCGGCCGAACCCGTCGGTGACGCCGGACGAGATCCGCACATCGTCGACGACGGCGCCCCGGCAGCGACGGAGGTAGTCGGCCAGTACGGCGCGGAGACGCGGATGCCCGCCGGGGATGGGGTAGCCGAACTCGCCGTGGGGCACGTTCGCGAGCACTTCGCGGACCGCGTCCGCCCAGCGCTGACGCGGGAAATGCCGCAGGTCGGGCAGGCCGGGCGCGAGGTCGATCTCCGGCGGAGCGGCCCGGCGCCGGATGGGTTTCGCGGGCTCCGGCCCCGGCGCCGTCCAGCGCACGACGGTGGCCGAGCCGGTGCGCGCGGCGAGGTAGCCCTCCGCGATCAGTTGCTCGTACGCCTGCGTGATCACCCAGCGGGAGAAGCCCAGATCCGCGGCGAGGGTGCGGCTGGGCGGCAGCGCGGCGCCGGTGCCGAGCGCGCCTTCGCGGATCACGGTGCGGAGCGCCCTGGTGAGCCGCTCGTGCCGGGGACCCGGTCCGGAGAGGTCGAGGAGCACGTCCCAAGCCAGATTGGTCTGGGATTTCGTCATGTGAATGGACTGTAGTCCCGGACCGATCCGATCGTAAG contains these protein-coding regions:
- a CDS encoding extracellular solute-binding protein, which codes for MKRWLKMTAGAAAITLATAGCAGSGSGDSTNSSAPASNGSLTVWLMTGTAPEALTNSLHKEFEDAHPGVKVKYEIQQWNGIQQKLTTALASDNPPDVIELGNTQTPAFANQGVLADLTSSVGDFNGAQWLQGLKASGEFDGKTYGVPFYAANREVIYRKDMFEQAGITATPKTRAEWLDAITKLKAKFGSDPEFQALYQPGQNWYELLSFIWDEGGDIAQANGKSFKATLDSAQAKAGLEFYKQLTEASGTKAPKDADEATPQQAGIYGAGKVAMMIGVPGEADTAAKTDPSIKEKSGAFPIPGKTADKSAPVFLGGSNLVIPANSKNAAAAKDYVKLFSTPKYQTELAKAGYVPGTSTDVSALDANPLTKVMAEASKNGRAVPTSPKWGDVESGQNPIKDMLTAYLTGTKTLDQATADANAALDKLIGG
- a CDS encoding MFS transporter, which codes for MTEQAYGFLLSAIAVGSFAASFAAERIEFALGRTRSLILSLLTGAALVGIPAVTTNPYVIGAVFLLGGAGVVVWNVIVVSLRQRIIPDHLLGRCTSGYRLVAWGTKPLGALAAGLLAEGVGLRPVFAGAAAVILALVLICPREW
- a CDS encoding PLP-dependent aminotransferase family protein, with the translated sequence MTKSQTNLAWDVLLDLSGPGPRHERLTRALRTVIREGALGTGAALPPSRTLAADLGFSRWVITQAYEQLIAEGYLAARTGSATVVRWTAPGPEPAKPIRRRAAPPEIDLAPGLPDLRHFPRQRWADAVREVLANVPHGEFGYPIPGGHPRLRAVLADYLRRCRGAVVDDVRISSGVTDGFGRVCRALLAAGITRVAAEEPGWLTLRRVATRAGLEVVGVPVDEDGLRVDEIPPGVRAVLVTPAHQFPTGTVLSPARRAGLLNWARDVDGLIVEDDYDAEFRYDRRPVGTVQGMDPARVALLGSVSKTLSPALGLGWYALPPQWTELVEPSPAPPALDQLAFATFLERGSYDRHLRAARRRYRSRRDALVGALGPLPLSGVAAGLHLVLDLPGGSAAEVVRRAAVKGLRVADLDDYRTTSGTPGLVLGYGNLADGSVGTAARLLLEAIA
- a CDS encoding YdeI/OmpD-associated family protein; protein product: MDEPTFTATTPAEWRAWLAANAGTAKEIWLVIRHKDTGIASVRIHEAMEQALCFGWIDGLHRKNDATSSRLRFTPRNPRSSWSRVNRERAARLIADGLMTARGQAMIDLAKEKGRWQVVPDGEGVPEDLRARLDADDSARAHFEKFPPSSKRLILEWILTAKKPETRERRIVRTVELASVNLRANHPIR
- a CDS encoding arsenate reductase family protein; this translates as MEIWVNPACAKCRSAVSMLDEAGAEYTVRKYLEEPPTAKELKAVLKRLGLEPWEITRTAEAIAKELGLKTWGRTPADRDRWIEALVTHPKLIQRPIITADDGTTVVGRTPEAVQSVLPG
- a CDS encoding TetR/AcrR family transcriptional regulator; amino-acid sequence: MGAKRTKARPGEGEKLRGEILRAADALLAETGTDEALTLRAVARRTGVSTPSVYAHFPSRDALLEAVCLGVWDELAHRMREHAAEVADPMRALSRCARVYARFALDHPVQYRVLLMRPSGGSSPGAIACFRHLADATAACVRAGILRGEPEVLAMGLWSAMHGCVSLLIAQPGFDWPQEPEALIDTVIRMAGLGTALACRVPREAIPPSAELADGLDELAAGWATSRTRTG
- a CDS encoding DoxX family protein, coding for MSDGASGTRSLPFGSIVLWIVRVALAAEFLYSGYLLFAGGHTEQTFAEIGLGQWLRYVTGVLEVGGAIGLLIPRLGGPAALLLAGVMVGASVTELFILTNGGPVLPLILLIVSATLAWFLQDQTRALLGIEPPEDDEDHR
- a CDS encoding PP2C family protein-serine/threonine phosphatase — its product is MSGTSTTDDRLQVLEAITDTALGHLDADRVMATILGRVREVLKVDTATVLRHDADAQLLHAIAASGIEEEVFQDVRIAVGAGFAGRVAADRRPVILDHVDETTVVNALLQERGLRTLLGVPMLAGDDLIGVLHVGSVTPREFPEADVELLRLVAARLALALQIDNSATDRAAAAALQRSLLPGRLPAVDGMRFSARYVPGTEPGVGGDWYDLFPLPGDRLGIVMGDVAGHGLNAAVIMGRLRSALRAYALESDDPAEVLSKLDRKVHHFEPGALATVVYGLVSASRDSVAISLAGHLPPVLAVPGGPSAFIDVPVDPPIGVTGPARRRTVVELPPGGVLAFYTDGLVERRDHLIDVGLRRLVDVVTPDLPGAVCAKVMAALVGATPAQDDIALLVARRDEN
- a CDS encoding ArsR/SmtB family transcription factor: MDDQVAARVADRRREATAREAKALGHPLRLRILRLCGERELTNKELADRLGKDPGTVLHHVRQLTEAGLLEQAPVRTGVSGALEKPYRNAGKTWWLDGPLNAENEDTRFGPIEAFQDELREAGPASVRVVERFALHLSPEEVTELDNRILDILDEYVATDHQRLDRPLLNGIFLLHRMAE
- a CDS encoding thioesterase family protein is translated as MAHFQTATALARRGDEPVFDTELDPQWTIGAKLHGGYLLAVLARAAAEVSSHPHLTAISGSFSVAPEPGPAVVEVEVLREGRGLTQLRARLSQHGAPCTEALITQGVLTDGDAWWSGVDPVEIPAEQDCLPVPADGGGGFRIGLMDVVEQRIDPASAGFAVGQPSRKGVISSWLRLADGADWDPVSLLVALDPVPPISYDLGIAGWAPTVQFTAYLRGIPAPGPVRVRMRAGEVGGDRMDEVAELWDEKNRLIGQATQIAAVRIP